The genomic region CCTCTTTGAGGCCCTCGCCGGTGATGCTGTTGACGCCGGTATTGGGCGAGGCGGCGACGACCTCGTGGCCGCGCTGGCGCAGAATGGGGACGGTCTTCGAGCCGATCAGGCCGGTGCCGCCGATAACGACGATCTTCATTCCGAACCTCCTAGTTCGTAGCCCGCAAGCCGGGGTTTGTGACGGTTGTGCGGCAAGCCGCCGTCAGCGAGTGTGTCCACCACGAGGGAGACGGAGAGAAGATAAGACCCATAAAGGGGGATCCGCCCCGATATCGTCCTGAGCGCGTCTACCACACCGCCCGTCGCTCCGTAACGAGAGGATTTTCGGGGCTTCTCGGAATCTGCTGCGACTTCTTCGGATGCGGTGTGCCGATGTATGGAAACTCCTTCAGAATGTCGGTGTGAGGCTTGAGACCGGTCGGCGGTGCGCGAGAGGCACTCCTGGGCGATCGGCGGCCGGAGGACATACCGGCACAGCTGCTCAAGCGCCTCGCGATTGTCCGCCGCGACCGCGACGTTGCCGTGTAGGTCGAAGCCCTCGAGATGGGCCTGGCGCGGGCCGGGTCTCGGCGCCCTAGCTAGTGATTGCTACTCCGCGTACGCGACGTTTGACCGACGGTCGCCCGCTCTCGTGAGTTCGAGGAGTGAGCCGCCGTCCCGCTTCGAGCGGCCCGACGCTCGCGGGCAGTCTGGTGGCAGTTCGTTCCGTCATGTCGCCGTCGTCCTGTGACGCGTGAGGTGCAGGGTGCAGGGTGCAGGGCCGTCGGACCCGACGATGTTGCACCTCCGTCGCGAAGGACACTGTCGTCCACTGGCTCAGCCTTCGACCACGCGGTTGCGCTGCACGCCGAGATCGATCGCACCGTCCGCGCTCTTGATGCGTGCCTCCACTACGTCGCCGGCCTTCAGGTACTGCGTGCGCTTCGCCTGCGCGCTCGTGAAGAAGTCCCACTTCACCCTGTCCGGCAAGAGCCCGCCGAGCCGCTGCATCGTGGGCGACGGGATCGCCAGCGCGCAGCCAGCCGGCGTGCCGGTCGAGATGAGGTCGCGGGGTGAAGGTCGTGCACCCCAGAGAGCTCCGTCAGCGTTTCGGCGGGGCCGTACACGAGGTTTCGCGTGCTGTCGCTTTGCCGAACCTCCCCGTTCACGGTGAGGGTGAGTCGGAAGTCCTTCAGCGCGCCCATGTCCCCGGCCCCAAGCATGCAGAGGTAGGGACCGACGGGGCCGAACGTGCGGAAGCTCTTGCCTTTGTAGAACTGCGTCTGCGGAATCTGGACGTCGCGCGCCGAGTAGTCGTTGACGATCACGGGGCCGGCCACGAAGTCGTGGAGGTTGGCGTCGGTCACCGCGGTCGGCGAGGTGATCTCACGCCGGAGTACGAGCCCGAGCTCGATCTCGTAGTCGAGGAACCGTACGCCGCGCGGACGGATGACGTCGCTGTCGGCGGTTGAACAAGATGGTCTTCGGGGACCGCGCCAGCAGGCGCTCAGCGGATCAGCGCGAGCAGGCGATCGAGCCACCAGTACCCGGCGAGGGTTCCCATCCCGTAGACCGGGATCTGGCGGAGCCAGCCCGGGACGTCCGCCGCAAATCCGTGGACCGCACGCCGGAGCGCGAGCACGCCGAGCACGAAGCCGACCTGACCCGCCTCGATGCCGACGTTGAAGGACAGCAGCGCGAGCGGAACCTCGCCCGCCGGCAGCCCCGCCTCGCGGAGCGCGGCGGCGAAGCCGAGCCCGTGAAGGAGGCCGAACGTGGCCGCCATCAGCCACGGACGCCGGCGGGCGAGGCTGCTCGCCGCGCGCGGGCGCGCGAGCTCGACCGCGACCGCGAGGACGGTCGTGGCGATCGCGACCTCGATCGGTCGCGACGGGACGACGATGAGGCCGAGCGCCGCGAGCGTCAGGGTGATGCTGTGGCCGAAGGTGAAGGCGGTGACCGTCGCGACCACCCGCCGCGCCGTGCCAGCGAGCAGCACGAGAGCGAAGACGAAGAGCAGGTGATCGGGGCCGGTGAGGATGTGCGCGACGCCGAGCCGCGCGTAGTCGCGCGCGACGTCGAGCGCCCGTGGACGGGGCGGGATCGTGACGAGAGGTCGTCCCGGGGACGTAACGCCCTGGACGAGCCGGCCGTCGGCGAGCGTCACCCGGACGACCGCGGCGAGGACGACCGTCCCCGGCCCCGTGACGCCGACCCGCTGGCCGACGAGCCCGTCGCGCCCGCAGTCGACGGTCCATCGTCTCCAGACGCCGCCGCCCTCGACCTCGGGCTTCGGTGTGCGGAGGGGCCGGCACCGTGCCGGCAGCACGGGCTCCAGCTCCGCGCCGCGCGCGCGCACGAGAGGCGTCTTCCAGCCGACCTCGACGACGCCGCCGGGGGTCTCGCGCAGCTCGAGGACGCATGGCGCGAGCGGGTGGGCCAGGGCCACCCGGACGAGGCCGAGGACGAGCACCGCGACGACGCCGGGCCGCATGGCCGATCTTACCCCCGCCACCGTGGTACTCGACAAGCCGAAAACTCCTGCGGTAAGCCAGCCGGGTGCGGTCCGTTCTCGTGGCCCTCGCGCTCGCTTCGACGGTCGGCGCCACGACGCCGCCCTGGCGGCGGACCGAGACGCGCGCGCCGTGCGCGAGCTTCGACCCGCTCCGGAGCCCATACTTCGGGGACCTGCACATCCACACCAAGTTCTCCGCCGATGCCTACATCTTCGGGACGCGCGTCGCGCCGCCCGACGCGTACGCGTTCGCGCGCGAGGCGCCGATCGTGCTCGCCGACGACAACGAGGACCAGACGAGGAGCACCCGGATCGACCGCCCACTCGACTTCGCCGCCGTCACCGACCACTCGGAGTTCTTCGGCGAGGTCCTGCTCTGCGACACACCCGGCTCTCTCGTCTACGACGACCCGACTTGCGTGCTGCTGCGGCAGAAGGACACGCCGCAGCAACAGAATATCCCCACGATATTCTGGCTCTATCCGCTCAGCCTCTCGCCATCGACGCATCAACCCTTCTGCAGTGAGCCCGGCGTCGATTGCGCCGGCGCGTCGGTCTCGGTGTGGCAGCAGATGCAGGCGGCCGCCGAGGGCGCCTACGACCGGACCGATGCCTGCACGTTCACGACGTTCCTTGGCTACGAGTACACGGCGAGCCCGCTCGGCGCCCACCTGCACCGAAACGTCATCTTCCGCAACGATCGTGTTCCGCCGACGGTATCGAGCTACATCGAGACCTCGACCGGCGGGATCCCGCAGGGCTTCTGGACGGCCATCGAGAACACGTGTCTCCAGGCGGGGATCGGCTGCGACGCCGTCATCATCCCGCACAACTCGAACCTGAGCGGCGGCCGGCAGTTCTTCGACCCCGCGGACGGCGCCGAGGCGCTCCGGCGGCAGACGCTCGAGCCGCTCGCGGAGATCCACCAGATCAAGGGGAACTCCGAGTGCCGCTTCGACCGGCTGGCGGGCGCCGGCGCTGGGACGGCGGACGAGCTCTGCACGTTCGAGCAGGAGGACGTGGCGCAGCAGGGCCCCGCCGGCAGGCCCGTGCCGATCGACCAGTACCCGCCCCGGAACATGATCCGGAACGCGCTGAAGGACGGGCTCGCGTTCGAGGACCGGCTCGGCGCGAACCCGTTCCGGTTCGGCTTCGTCGGGTCGACCGACAACCACGACGGCGCCGCGGGCAGCGTCGCCGAGAACGGCTGGGCCGGCGGGCAGGGCAACAACGACTCCTCCCCCGCGCGCCAGATCGGCGACAACGTGCGCACGAACCCCGGCGGCCTCGCGGTCGCCTGGGCCGAGGAGAACTCGCGCGACGCGCTCTTCGCCGCCTTCAAGCGTCGCGAGACGTACGCGACCAGCGGCACGCGCCCCGTCGTCCGCTTCTTCGCCGGCGACCTCGCCGGCGTCCGCTGCGGGTCGCCGGGCCTCGTCCACGACGCCTACGTGAGCGGTACGCCGATGGGTGGCGAGATCGGCCCCGTGCACGGGGCCCGGAGTCCGACGTTCGTCGTGTGGGCGGCGAAGGACCCGGGCACCGCCGACGCGCCGGGAACGGACCTGCAGCGCGTCCAGATCGTGAAGGGCTGGGTCGACGCCGGCGGGACGACGCACGAGCAGGTGTTCGACGTCGCCGGCGACCCGAACAACGGCGCGGACGTCGACCCCGCGACGTGCGCGCCGCGCGGCGCGGGCGCGCGCGAGCTGTGCGCGGTCTGGCGCGACCCGACGTTCGACCGCGCGGAGCGCGCCTTCTACTACGCCCGCGTGCTCGAGAACCCGACCTGTCGGTGGAGCACGCGCGTCTGCAAGTCGGTCGGGGTCGATCCGTTCTCGCCCGACTGCGCGACGCAGGCCGACAGCGCCGGGGGGGCGTTCACCGACTGCTGCCTCGGCCCCGGGAACGACGCGTTTCTCGCCCCGACCGTCCAGGAGCGCGCGTGGACGTCGGCGATCTGGTACCAGCCAGACGGCATCGCGCGGGTGAACGCGCGCGTTCGCTACGGCGCGGCGCCGGGGACCGATCGCCTCGCGCTGCGGCTCCGTCTCGGGCGCCGGGCCGCGGACC from Deltaproteobacteria bacterium harbors:
- a CDS encoding HupE/UreJ family protein, with product MGSGAGRSSRTARASRSAARAASWRRPSKRARGPRERTAPGWLTAGVFGLSSTTVAGVRSAMRPGVVAVLVLGLVRVALAHPLAPCVLELRETPGGVVEVGWKTPLVRARGAELEPVLPARCRPLRTPKPEVEGGGVWRRWTVDCGRDGLVGQRVGVTGPGTVVLAAVVRVTLADGRLVQGVTSPGRPLVTIPPRPRALDVARDYARLGVAHILTGPDHLLFVFALVLLAGTARRVVATVTAFTFGHSITLTLAALGLIVVPSRPIEVAIATTVLAVAVELARPRAASSLARRRPWLMAATFGLLHGLGFAAALREAGLPAGEVPLALLSFNVGIEAGQVGFVLGVLALRRAVHGFAADVPGWLRQIPVYGMGTLAGYWWLDRLLALIR